One genomic region from Knoellia sp. p5-6-4 encodes:
- a CDS encoding DUF6498-containing protein — protein sequence MSPLLRALGLQLAYGALQRVSPRAARGVSLGLVLAACATPLAALLRGEWASGDVLLASLFELYAVLFWTTVRVATAPGPLLRGGTVSTNGGPARAMTREELVSMTWTVVGVLAAFTIVQTTLALRIADSAGLRGAPAALALMAAGFFACHGLDVALNWFALGGRHRETDLASDPLKRIVILHIALTLAAGWTWSTRAGLDPETARSSAWLLLVPGLILVFVRVALELYAVVRPPLSWGSARGRAA from the coding sequence GTGAGCCCGCTGCTGCGCGCCCTCGGGCTGCAGCTGGCCTACGGCGCCCTGCAGCGGGTCTCTCCTCGCGCCGCCCGGGGGGTCTCGCTCGGGCTCGTCCTCGCCGCCTGCGCCACCCCACTCGCCGCGCTGCTGCGCGGCGAGTGGGCGAGCGGCGACGTGCTGCTCGCCTCCCTCTTCGAGCTGTATGCCGTGCTCTTCTGGACCACGGTCCGCGTCGCCACCGCGCCGGGTCCGCTCCTGCGCGGCGGCACGGTGAGCACGAACGGCGGCCCGGCGAGGGCGATGACCCGCGAGGAGCTCGTCAGCATGACCTGGACGGTCGTGGGAGTGCTCGCGGCCTTCACCATCGTGCAGACGACCCTGGCGCTGCGGATCGCCGACAGCGCGGGTCTGCGCGGTGCTCCGGCCGCCCTCGCCCTCATGGCGGCGGGGTTCTTCGCCTGCCACGGCCTCGACGTCGCGCTCAACTGGTTCGCCCTCGGCGGCCGCCACCGCGAGACGGACCTGGCCTCCGACCCCCTCAAGCGGATCGTCATCCTGCACATCGCGCTGACGCTGGCGGCGGGCTGGACGTGGTCGACCCGGGCAGGTCTGGACCCCGAGACCGCCCGCAGCAGCGCCTGGCTGCTCCTGGTGCCCGGCCTGATCCTGGTCTTCGTCCGGGTCGCCCTCGAGCTCTACGCGGTCGTTCGGCCGCCGCTGTCGTGGGGCTCGGCGCGAGGTCGCGCGGCCTGA
- a CDS encoding DUF885 domain-containing protein, with translation MSDEVGTRMSDDVRQLAEDYHEHTMSVSPSWAHMLGDYRFADRYEDASRAAEDAEIARSREFAARAGALRDDDLSLQDRVTRAVVEFQATSGADLGECRFGAFAVNPVFGIQVDAPITVSNLGMPTVEVAEAMVAKFHGIGQHLRDVAQRHREGVASGRTPAAFAVAATVPQLDTWLARPISDDPLLQTSPPPEGLDVDAWRQRLQEAIETSVRPGLQEFRDVLADEVTPHVRPDERCGLGWLPDGEQAYATALVANTTTTLAAEQIHELGLEQVAKLEEEYRRLGKELFGTDDLESLYDRLRTDPALRHDDAAEILSACETAFARAREAMPAWFDRLPQADCAIRTTDQGALGFYYPPAEDGSRGGVFYVNTSDPSAWGRFEIEALSYHEGIPGHHLQLAIASELTDLPALRRHTVFNAYAEGWGLYTERLADEMGLYSTPLDRLGMLTMDSMRACRLVVDTGLHALGWSRQRAIDYMVANSPLSLASVTAEVNRYAVLPGQACGYMVGRLEILRIRREAQERQGAAFDVAQFHNAVLDSGSVPLAVLDDIVKARLP, from the coding sequence ATGAGCGACGAGGTGGGCACCCGCATGAGCGACGACGTGAGGCAGCTGGCCGAGGACTACCACGAGCACACCATGTCGGTGAGCCCGTCGTGGGCCCACATGCTCGGCGACTACCGCTTCGCCGACCGCTACGAGGACGCGAGCCGGGCCGCGGAGGACGCGGAGATCGCGCGGTCCCGCGAGTTCGCGGCCCGTGCCGGCGCCCTCAGAGACGACGACCTCTCGCTGCAGGACCGCGTCACCCGGGCCGTCGTCGAGTTCCAGGCGACCAGCGGGGCCGACCTCGGCGAGTGCCGGTTCGGCGCGTTCGCCGTCAACCCGGTCTTCGGCATCCAGGTCGACGCGCCCATCACGGTGTCGAACCTCGGGATGCCGACCGTCGAGGTGGCCGAGGCGATGGTGGCCAAGTTCCACGGCATCGGGCAGCACCTGCGTGACGTCGCCCAGCGACACCGCGAGGGCGTGGCCTCGGGTCGCACCCCGGCAGCCTTCGCGGTGGCCGCGACCGTGCCGCAGCTCGACACGTGGCTGGCCAGGCCGATCAGCGACGACCCGCTGCTGCAGACCTCGCCCCCACCCGAGGGCCTCGACGTCGACGCGTGGCGCCAGCGGCTCCAGGAGGCGATCGAGACCTCGGTGCGTCCGGGGCTGCAGGAGTTCCGCGACGTGCTCGCCGACGAGGTGACCCCGCACGTGCGCCCCGACGAGCGTTGCGGACTGGGGTGGCTTCCCGACGGCGAGCAGGCCTACGCGACCGCGCTCGTCGCCAACACGACCACCACCTTGGCGGCCGAGCAGATCCACGAGCTCGGGCTCGAGCAGGTCGCGAAGCTCGAGGAGGAGTACCGCCGGCTCGGGAAGGAGCTGTTCGGCACCGACGACCTCGAGTCCCTCTACGACCGGCTGCGCACCGACCCCGCCCTGCGCCACGACGACGCCGCCGAGATCTTGTCCGCCTGCGAGACGGCCTTCGCGCGGGCGAGGGAGGCGATGCCGGCGTGGTTCGACCGGCTCCCCCAGGCCGACTGCGCGATCAGGACGACCGACCAGGGAGCGCTCGGCTTCTACTACCCGCCTGCGGAGGACGGCTCACGCGGCGGCGTCTTCTACGTCAACACGTCCGACCCGAGCGCCTGGGGACGGTTCGAGATCGAGGCCCTCAGCTACCACGAGGGCATCCCGGGCCACCACCTCCAGCTCGCCATCGCCTCCGAGCTCACCGACCTGCCGGCCCTGCGCCGCCACACGGTCTTCAACGCCTACGCCGAGGGCTGGGGCCTCTACACCGAGCGCCTCGCCGATGAGATGGGCCTCTACTCCACCCCGCTCGACCGGCTCGGCATGCTCACCATGGACTCCATGCGGGCCTGCCGCCTCGTCGTCGACACCGGCCTGCACGCCCTCGGCTGGAGCCGCCAGCGCGCCATCGACTACATGGTGGCCAACAGCCCGCTGTCGCTGGCGAGCGTGACGGCCGAGGTCAACCGGTATGCCGTGCTGCCGGGCCAGGCGTGCGGCTACATGGTCGGGCGCCTGGAGATCCTGCGGATCCGGCGGGAGGCGCAGGAGCGCCAAGGTGCGGCATTCGACGTGGCGCAGTTCCACAACGCGGTGCTCGACTCGGGAAGCGTGCCGCTCGCCGTGCTCGACGACATCGTCAAGGCCCGCCTGCCCTGA
- a CDS encoding FAD-binding dehydrogenase: MDADVIVVGAGLAGLVAAAEIAEAGRRVVVLDQESPANLGGQAHWSFGGLFLVDSPEQRRMGIHDSVDLALQDWMGSAGFDRPEDHWPRQWAEAYVDFAAGEKRPWLHAQGMRFFPVVGWAERGDGSASGHGNSVPRFHIAWGTGPGVLEPFLRRVQAARAAGRLELRFRHRVDELVVEGGVVTGVRGAVLARDDAPRGRPTSRDVTSAFDLTAQAVLVSSGGIGGNHDLVRANWPERLGTPPDRMITGVPAHVDGRMMQVAQDAGGRVINPDRMWHYVEGIHNWEPVWPQHAIRILPGPSSLWFDALGNRLPPPLFPGFDTLGTLAHLRKTGHDHSWFILTHTIIGKEFALSGSEQNPDLTGKSVRDVLGRATSDMPAPVRAFLDKGEDFVQADTIGELVEKMNALTPEPLLDAAHVERQVLERDRQLDNAFGKDAQVTAIRGARAYRGDKLIRTASPHRILDAKAGPLIAVRLSVLTRKTLGGLETDLTGRVLGHDGQPVQGLYAAGEAAGFGGGGLHGYRSLEGTFLGGCIFSGRTAGRALAAATA; encoded by the coding sequence ATGGACGCCGATGTCATCGTCGTGGGAGCCGGCCTGGCCGGCCTGGTGGCCGCCGCTGAGATCGCTGAGGCCGGCCGACGGGTGGTGGTGCTCGACCAGGAGAGCCCGGCCAACCTCGGCGGGCAGGCGCACTGGTCGTTCGGCGGGCTCTTCCTGGTCGACAGCCCCGAGCAGCGCCGGATGGGCATCCACGACTCGGTCGACCTCGCCCTGCAGGACTGGATGGGCAGCGCCGGGTTCGACCGGCCGGAGGACCACTGGCCCCGGCAGTGGGCCGAGGCCTACGTCGACTTCGCGGCCGGCGAGAAACGGCCGTGGCTGCACGCGCAGGGCATGCGCTTCTTCCCGGTCGTCGGCTGGGCCGAGCGCGGTGACGGCAGCGCCAGCGGCCACGGCAACTCGGTGCCGCGCTTCCACATCGCCTGGGGCACCGGCCCCGGGGTGCTCGAGCCGTTCCTGCGCCGGGTGCAGGCGGCCCGGGCGGCAGGGCGCCTCGAGCTGCGCTTCCGCCACCGCGTCGACGAGCTCGTGGTCGAGGGTGGCGTCGTCACCGGGGTGCGGGGAGCGGTCCTCGCTCGGGACGACGCCCCGCGCGGCCGGCCGACGAGCCGCGACGTGACGTCCGCATTCGACCTCACGGCCCAGGCGGTGCTGGTCAGCTCCGGCGGCATCGGCGGCAACCACGACCTCGTGCGCGCCAACTGGCCCGAGCGGCTCGGGACCCCGCCCGATCGGATGATCACCGGCGTCCCGGCCCACGTCGACGGACGCATGATGCAGGTCGCCCAGGACGCCGGGGGCCGGGTCATCAACCCCGACCGCATGTGGCACTACGTCGAGGGCATCCACAACTGGGAACCGGTCTGGCCGCAGCATGCCATCCGCATCCTCCCCGGCCCGAGCTCGCTGTGGTTCGACGCGCTCGGCAACCGGCTGCCGCCGCCGCTGTTCCCCGGCTTCGACACCCTCGGCACGCTGGCCCACCTGAGGAAGACCGGCCACGACCACTCGTGGTTCATCCTCACCCACACGATCATCGGCAAGGAGTTCGCGCTCTCCGGCTCGGAGCAGAACCCCGACCTGACCGGGAAGTCGGTGCGCGACGTGCTCGGCCGCGCGACCTCTGACATGCCGGCGCCAGTGCGCGCGTTCCTCGACAAGGGCGAGGACTTCGTCCAGGCCGACACGATCGGCGAGCTGGTCGAAAAGATGAATGCCCTCACCCCCGAGCCGCTGCTCGACGCCGCGCACGTCGAGCGCCAGGTCCTCGAGCGCGACCGCCAGCTCGACAACGCGTTCGGCAAGGACGCGCAGGTGACGGCCATCCGCGGCGCCCGGGCCTACCGCGGCGACAAGCTGATCCGCACGGCGAGCCCGCACCGCATCCTCGACGCCAAGGCCGGGCCGCTCATCGCCGTGCGCCTGTCCGTGCTGACCCGCAAGACCCTCGGCGGACTCGAGACCGACCTCACCGGGCGGGTGCTCGGCCACGACGGCCAGCCCGTGCAGGGCCTGTATGCCGCGGGCGAGGCCGCCGGGTTCGGCGGCGGTGGCCTGCACGGCTACCGCTCGCTCGAGGGCACCTTCCTCGGTGGCTGCATCTTCTCCGGACGCACCGCCGGGCGAGCCCTGGCCGCGGCGACTGCCTGA
- a CDS encoding DUF6498-containing protein — MAVVLRALGLQAAYAVLQTFSPRAARAASLMLLLTANAMPLLALLSGRWAAGDVLIAFWLENVAIGLWTAVRIATASSQVLDADLSRGRGPQPFDAWTTAVRAAHPGNPETARVVGLVVRLFLVGFFAVHYGGFTLVHGIFTFTLARDAGTTGSVGGYLLLLLVLVGSHGLSTAIWWFARGERHQVGPQRAMFGVYSRVLVMHLSVIGAGWFLVGGGADLPLPWPGLAVLGPGLLLIAIKVVADVTGHLHQHHGTRPVPVPEAVR; from the coding sequence ATGGCGGTCGTGCTGCGCGCACTGGGCCTGCAAGCCGCTTATGCCGTGCTGCAGACCTTCTCCCCGCGGGCGGCTCGCGCCGCCTCCCTGATGCTGCTGCTCACCGCCAACGCCATGCCCCTGCTGGCGCTGCTCAGCGGGCGGTGGGCGGCCGGTGACGTCCTCATCGCCTTCTGGCTGGAGAACGTCGCCATCGGCCTCTGGACGGCAGTGCGGATCGCCACGGCCTCGAGCCAGGTCCTCGACGCCGACCTCAGCCGGGGCCGAGGGCCCCAGCCGTTCGACGCGTGGACCACCGCGGTGCGCGCCGCACACCCCGGCAACCCCGAAACCGCACGGGTGGTCGGCCTCGTCGTGCGCCTCTTCCTCGTCGGGTTCTTCGCGGTCCACTACGGCGGGTTCACGCTGGTGCACGGAATCTTCACGTTCACTCTGGCGCGCGACGCCGGGACCACCGGGTCGGTCGGCGGCTACCTGCTCCTGCTGCTGGTGCTGGTGGGCAGCCACGGCCTGTCGACCGCGATCTGGTGGTTCGCCCGCGGCGAGCGGCACCAGGTCGGCCCGCAACGGGCGATGTTCGGCGTCTACTCCCGGGTCCTGGTCATGCACCTCTCGGTCATCGGCGCCGGGTGGTTCCTCGTCGGTGGCGGGGCTGACCTGCCCCTGCCGTGGCCGGGGCTGGCCGTGCTCGGGCCCGGTCTGCTGCTCATCGCGATCAAGGTGGTCGCCGACGTGACCGGCCACCTGCACCAGCACCACGGCACCCGACCGGTGCCGGTGCCCGAGGCGGTGCGGTGA